GGTTGATGGCTTTGCCTTCACGATCAGCCGTGAAGATCTCGGTGACCTGGTGCTTGATTTCAGTGTTCCTGATTGATGACCGTTGACGAGCTGCGTCAGGACCTGTCTCAACGAATCGGTCGGCCTGTTGAACTGCTGCTTACCAGGGATGGTGAAGCTGTTATGGAGCTCGCTGATCTCTACCAACCTTCTCCCGCCGGTTTTGGCGGTCGGTTGCGTCTCCGTGATGGAACGGCGATGACCTGGGAGCTTTGGCTGGAGGATGGTGACAGCTGGAATTTCCACACGGCGTCGTTCACGGAGTAACCGCGGCTCGCCGGTCGACTCCTTATCCAGTTGCGGATCACACACTGGCCGGCAATGAGAATCATTCTTAGCTTTCGGGTTGATTAGCCGCGTTCGTGCTGCGGGGATGTCGGATCAAGTTCTGAAGTTGGTGATGGTTGCTGTTGTGGTGGTCATCTCTCTTGCCACAGGTCGGCCGGCTTTGATGGCCATGCGTTCTGATCGATCTCTGCCTGCTCTTGGGTTTGGTGAAGCCTTTGCAGCTGGAATCTTTTTGGGTGCCGGTTTGATTCACATGCTCGGTGATTCACAGTCGGCGTTCGACACGGCTCACATCAACTATCCGTTTGCGATGGTGATCTGTGGATCCGTGATGCTCCTGCTTCTGTGGGTTGAACATCTGGCGAATCACGGGATGGGCTCCCCGTCAGGCAACAGCAGGCTTCTGCCGCTCACGGCTGTTGCGATGTTGTCGATTCACTCCCTGCTGATGGGTGCCGCCTTTGGGGTGTCGTCCTCAGTGGCGTTAACGGTGGTGATCTTCATCGCTGTGCTGGCCCATAAAGGCTCTGCCAGTTTTGCGCTCGGCCTGGAACTAGGTCGCTCCGAGTTTTCAAAGCGTTCCGCCTGGAGGCTATTCCTGGTGTTCGTCGTGATGTTCCCTTTCGGCGCGCTTGTTGGCCAGGCGCTGAGTACGGCTTCTGATGCCCATCCTTTGGTTGAGGCATCGATCAGCGCTGCAGCAGCAGGAACATTTCTGTTTTTCGGCACTTTGCATGGGCTGGCTTCCTCGCCCATGATCAACCGCTGCTGCAACCAGCGTGAGTTCATCGCTGCAGTTGGAGGCTTCGCAGTGATGGCAGTTGTGGCGATCTGGACCTGAACATCGCCATCTACAGTTGCTTGATGTTGCACAGCGCGCCAGCTCGAGCCAGCAGGATGGATATTTGTTGCGATAATTGTTGAGTATTGTGTTCCAATCGTTTGGCCTTGATGAGATTTGTTGTGAGAGTTTTTGTTTGCTGAATTTATTGTTGTGCGCCTGTTCATCTACCTCATATTGGCAACTTCATTTCTGAGGTGTGCAGGTGGGTGATAGTGCTGGCAACAGTGGTGACTTGCCATTCAAGGAGCCTGTTGATGCATCTGAACTGAATCTCGCCCCTGACCCCACTGGGGGTGATGAGGTTCAAACCGCTGAAATTGCCAAGTCCCCGGCGAGTGTTGTTGAAGCACCATCGTCGATGCAGTCAGAAGATCATGGTGATGAACTGTCGGTGTCTCACCTCATCCAGCAGCTCTCGCTCGGCTTGGATTCACTGAAACAGTTGAATCTCCAGGGTTTCAAGCAGATTTATCCGATCTTTCTTGTTGTCTTCGGTTCCGTCATTCTTGGCTTGTTGTTGTCTTTTGTTGCCACATTCCTGAGTTCAATGAACCATCTACCGATTTTTGGTGGTTTGTTTCAGGGGGTATCTGAACTGGTCGGTCTGGTCGTGGTTGTGCGGTTTATTACATCGAATTTGTTGCTGCAACATCGACGAGCGGAAGTGTTTGCTCGGATCGCATTACTGAAGAAAGACCTGCTGGGTGGTCAGGAATGATTTGATTTGATCTCTAAGTTTGAGAACTGACGATCACTCCTCGATCACAAATCCGAAGCTTTTAAAAATCTCGTCGTTTGTATGGATGATTTTCCTGGCGCCTGCTTGCTGCTTGACAGCGAAACCTGTCTGAGCAAGACGCCTCATCAGTGCAGCTGTGTCTTCGAATCGTTCAGCCATGTCCTCGAGGGTTCCGCAATCTGCGGAAAGGGTGGATTCGTTCCAGGTGAAGGAGGCCATGGGGTTTTCTGAAGAGGGTGGACCAGTGCTGCGTCAGTGCAGATTTGACATGACTTTAAGGCTTTTGTCTCAGTAGTGCTGACGCCATTGGCATCGCGGCCATTGTCTGCTTCTCAGCTGGCACTGATGGTCTGTGCCAGCAGGCGACCGAATTCCTCATGCAATCCCAGGCGTCCATCGATATCAGAGACACGATCTGCCTTGTCTGCCAGCGTCAACATCTCCTGCTTTGAGCGAGGAGGTGCTTCGTTGGCCAGCACCACGTGCAGAGGGCACTGCAATTTCTGAGTCTGTGCCAGCCACCAGCGCGAGTCTGAGGCTGCGTCCAGGCCCCCGCTCACGAAAGCGACGCTCGCAAAGCGAGCTCCAGGCTGGCGGCTGATGTTTTGTTGTTCACGCAGACGTTCAGGCGTCAAAAGGTTGCGATTGACCCAGACGTGCCGACGCAGCATCAGTTTCAGGATTGGTCGACTGGTGTTGAGTCGATAGAGAAGCGGTCCCACCAGTGGCAGCTCAACCAGCTGTCTGACCCAGTTGAAGCTCTTCCCTGATCGGCCTGTCATGGTTGGAAGCGGACCACGGAACGTGGGTGCAACCACCACGATCTGTGCCCAGTGCCGTGAGCATTGTTCGGCCAATCCGAGAGCGATAGGAGCACTGTGGCCAGCGGCTACAACATTGATCTTGGCCTGGTCAGCTCGATCAAGGTGTCGAAGAATGGCGGGCAAAACCTGGCGAAGTGCGTTCGCGTCGTAAGCAATCGCCGGACGCTCGCTGTCGCCGAATCCTGGCCAATCAAAGCTCACCAATTGGCAATGTTCATCCATGGCATCGGCAAATTCATGCCACTCGCCTCGGCTCGAAACGGTGCTCAGGGCTGGCAGCAGCAGCCAGAGGTCGCCGTTCTCCGGACCACGACGTTCCAGCGTGATGCGAACGTCGCGGCCGTTCAGGTTGATCTGGAGATTTTCGGGGACACCGCCGATCCGGGAATGAAGGCTCATGGTGACGTCAATGTCATCTGCTGATTGGATGGTTCCAGCTTTGCTCTGCAGCCGGTTACTCCCGATGGATGTTGCAAAGATTTGCCGAACCTCTCTATCCGCGTCTCTGGATCGGAAGGCCCCCCAAGGCTGGAGAGGCCGGATCGGTTCCAATGTCGCGCCCAACCTCAGGGTTGAAAGGCTCTTCTCTCCAGGTCGCAGTTTCCGTTAGGAGAAAGCCCCTGACGGCGCATGGCCTGGACTTCCGCTCTTGCGGCTCTCAGATCAGCGCGGAAGACCGGATCGTTGTGCAATTGAGCCACGGTGCCTGAGGCGATCAGCTGGCTTGCCTGCACATCGCTTAACCAGTGCACATTGCAGATATAACGGCTCTTTCCATACTCGATGCCCCTCGTCAGGATTGCATCGCGACGTTCCGGTGCGATCTCGCTGAGAACCAGTGCCCAAGCCCATCCGGCAGCGGTGTGACCGGAGGGGTATGAGCCATCACCTCTGAGCAGTGTTTCCTGATCCGGGGTGCAGATCGGCTTGCCGTTGACCATGAATGGTCTGGGGCGTTGATAGTTGATTTTGGCCTTGTAGGTCGCCAGACCGGCATCGCTCAGGGTTCGCCGCAACAGGGTGTACAGCCTTGGTGTTCCTTCCTTGGTGATCGGAACCCCAAGGGTGCAGGAGTAAATCGCTGCAGCTTCAGGGAAATTCAGATCGGCATCAATGGCCGCCACCTCCCAGCGTGGACCTCCCTGGAGCGGAAAGGTCGACTCGGCAGTGGCCACATCGAGGTCGTAGGCCAGGGAACCCTGTTTGGGGTGTGGGGGCAGCAGTTTCAGGGAGTCAGGTACGGAATCGGATGCCAGATAGCCCTCGAGAAGCCCATGCTTGATTGTCTTTAGATTCGCTGGTGAGCCAATATCCGGTTCGCAGTAAGTCGGTGTCTGTGCTCCCGCCGGCAGGCCTGCAAAGCTGATGCCAGCAATCAATCCCACAGCAGCGCAGCTGGACGCGAATCGACTCATTGATGGTTGTTGTTCGTTCGTTAACGGGTTAGCAGTTCTTCAGGATCAGCAACAACAATCCGATCCTGAGGTCTGCACTCAATGGATCAGACGCCTTGAATCTGACCCGAGGAGATGAGACGGGAATGGGGCAGATTTGTCGACAATGGATTGTCAGCCACGTGGCTTGATCAGCAGTGTGACTCCTGAGGCTGTGATCACAACAGTGAGAACTCCCAGCAGCGCTGGATAGAACGACTGCAGGTTCAGCATGCCGAACCTGCCGGTATGGATCTTGAGTAACCAGAACGCATCAATTCCTTGTTCCAGCAGAACGCTGTACAGAGAGCCGCTGATCGCTGTGATGAGTAATGGCGCTGCAGCGATCGGAACGAGCCAGCGGTGAATGCGTCGAGCCTGACGCTGTGGACCAGGGCCGCGCTTCATTGCTTTCGCAGCTGTTGATGCAGTTCACGCTCATCCGCGCAAGGCATCCAACGACCGTTGTTTTTATGCACTGTGTTGCAACCGATCTCTTCAGCGCGTTGGCGTGCTTCGGCTTCTGTTGCGTAGAGGCCCTTGCTGTGGGCCAGTGCAGGGTTCGACATCACCACCCCGGATATCGCGACACCAGAAATTCCCACAACTGTTGTGCATGCAATCGCAAGAGCTGAAAAAACCATGATTCGAGTGGAGGCTCAGACCCTCACGCAGAGTGGATTTGACTGGGAGTGAACCAATCTTGCCTTTGCTGAGTGCGCGCTGGTTGTGGTTGAAGTCGCTTTGAGGTCTTTTGTCGCAGCTCGAGCATCAGTCCTTCAGCGCCGAAGCATTCAGGTGTCTAATTGGTGTCACAACGGTGGCAGCTGATAACCATTCTCACCACAATGGGAGCAATCACAATTTGTGCATGCGCGCTTTTGCTTTCACGTGTATCGCTGCGATGGCCGGTATCAGTGCCTTCTACGCGGCTCCAGTGATGGCTCACGCTGGTCATGGCGATGAGTTTGTTCAGACTGGTTCTGTGGGCCAGGTGAAGGCCAACCCCAAGCGCGATCAGATGCTCGGGATCGTTTCTGAAAAGCCCAAGGTCGAGGCCAATGGACAGTTGAGTGTGCCGAACGTTGCCATTGTCAAGGCGAATGGACAGCCCTATGTCTTCGTGTTCAGCGGAACCACTTATGACCCGGTCGTGATCAAGCCAGGTACCGTTTCCGTTGACCGCACGGTGGTTCTCGACGGTGTGACTTCAGACGAGCAGATTGTCCTCTCCGGTGCATTGTCGATCTTCGCTGAATCGCAGAAAAACAAGCGCTGAATCGGCTCATTCTCAGTCTGACCTTCAGCGATTCCACGGTTCATTGATGTTCAATAATCTGCTGAACAACATTCTGCGTTGGTCGATCACCCGCAGATGGCTCGTGCTGATCAGCTCTTTGCTGATCAGTCTCCTCGGCGTGATCAATGTTTTGCAGATGCCGCTGGATGTGTTCCCGCCTTTTGCACCACCTCAGGTTGAGATTCAGACCATCGCGCCCGGTCTGGCGCCCGAGCAGGTCGAGCATCAGATC
Above is a window of Synechococcus sp. BIOS-E4-1 DNA encoding:
- a CDS encoding ZIP family metal transporter is translated as MISRVRAAGMSDQVLKLVMVAVVVVISLATGRPALMAMRSDRSLPALGFGEAFAAGIFLGAGLIHMLGDSQSAFDTAHINYPFAMVICGSVMLLLLWVEHLANHGMGSPSGNSRLLPLTAVAMLSIHSLLMGAAFGVSSSVALTVVIFIAVLAHKGSASFALGLELGRSEFSKRSAWRLFLVFVVMFPFGALVGQALSTASDAHPLVEASISAAAAGTFLFFGTLHGLASSPMINRCCNQREFIAAVGGFAVMAVVAIWT
- a CDS encoding CAAD domain-containing protein, encoding MGDSAGNSGDLPFKEPVDASELNLAPDPTGGDEVQTAEIAKSPASVVEAPSSMQSEDHGDELSVSHLIQQLSLGLDSLKQLNLQGFKQIYPIFLVVFGSVILGLLLSFVATFLSSMNHLPIFGGLFQGVSELVGLVVVVRFITSNLLLQHRRAEVFARIALLKKDLLGGQE
- a CDS encoding alpha/beta fold hydrolase, whose amino-acid sequence is MGATLEPIRPLQPWGAFRSRDADREVRQIFATSIGSNRLQSKAGTIQSADDIDVTMSLHSRIGGVPENLQINLNGRDVRITLERRGPENGDLWLLLPALSTVSSRGEWHEFADAMDEHCQLVSFDWPGFGDSERPAIAYDANALRQVLPAILRHLDRADQAKINVVAAGHSAPIALGLAEQCSRHWAQIVVVAPTFRGPLPTMTGRSGKSFNWVRQLVELPLVGPLLYRLNTSRPILKLMLRRHVWVNRNLLTPERLREQQNISRQPGARFASVAFVSGGLDAASDSRWWLAQTQKLQCPLHVVLANEAPPRSKQEMLTLADKADRVSDIDGRLGLHEEFGRLLAQTISAS
- a CDS encoding phosphatase PAP2 family protein, with the translated sequence MSRFASSCAAVGLIAGISFAGLPAGAQTPTYCEPDIGSPANLKTIKHGLLEGYLASDSVPDSLKLLPPHPKQGSLAYDLDVATAESTFPLQGGPRWEVAAIDADLNFPEAAAIYSCTLGVPITKEGTPRLYTLLRRTLSDAGLATYKAKINYQRPRPFMVNGKPICTPDQETLLRGDGSYPSGHTAAGWAWALVLSEIAPERRDAILTRGIEYGKSRYICNVHWLSDVQASQLIASGTVAQLHNDPVFRADLRAARAEVQAMRRQGLSPNGNCDLERRAFQP
- a CDS encoding fumarate reductase, whose translation is MKRGPGPQRQARRIHRWLVPIAAAPLLITAISGSLYSVLLEQGIDAFWLLKIHTGRFGMLNLQSFYPALLGVLTVVITASGVTLLIKPRG
- a CDS encoding DUF3721 domain-containing protein, producing the protein MSNPALAHSKGLYATEAEARQRAEEIGCNTVHKNNGRWMPCADERELHQQLRKQ
- a CDS encoding efflux RND transporter periplasmic adaptor subunit, whose amino-acid sequence is MRAFAFTCIAAMAGISAFYAAPVMAHAGHGDEFVQTGSVGQVKANPKRDQMLGIVSEKPKVEANGQLSVPNVAIVKANGQPYVFVFSGTTYDPVVIKPGTVSVDRTVVLDGVTSDEQIVLSGALSIFAESQKNKR